In Perognathus longimembris pacificus isolate PPM17 chromosome 3, ASM2315922v1, whole genome shotgun sequence, a single window of DNA contains:
- the LOC125348011 gene encoding LOW QUALITY PROTEIN: tRNA-uridine aminocarboxypropyltransferase 1-like (The sequence of the model RefSeq protein was modified relative to this genomic sequence to represent the inferred CDS: inserted 1 base in 1 codon) has translation MSLNQSVYPKESEEKNSKVVDPKLSKLSEDSLXCLASQEVLQKAQQSGRSKCLQCGGSWMFYCYTCYVPVENVPTEQIPLVKRPLKIDVIKHPNETDGKSTAIHAKLLAPEFVNIYPYPCIPEYEDHQVALIFPGPESISIQDISFHLQKQIQSKARGRNDDPKKQFFKRKKTEEQESCELNESRGATLKKNIFIDSTWNQTNKIFTDERLQGLLQVELKTRNTCFWHHQKGKPDTFLSTIEAIYYFLVDYHTDVLKEKYEGQYDNLLFFYYFMYQLIKNTKCSGGKEAAKLIH, from the exons ATGTCTCTTAATCAATCTGTATATCCtaaagaaagtgaagaaaagaattcaaaagtTGTAGACCCCAAACTGTCGAAACTGTCGGAAGACAGTT TGTGCTTAGCATCTCAAGAAGTTCTTCAGAAAGCTCAGCAAAGTGGGAGGTCAAAGTGTCTCCAATGTGGTGGTTCCTGGATGTTCTACTGCTACACATGTTACGTCCCAGTTGAAAACGTACCTACTGAACAAATTCCACTTGTGAAGCGACCACTGAAGATTGACGTTATTAAACATCCAAATGAAACAGATGGCAAAAGTACAGCTATACATGCAAAGCTCTTAGCACCTGAGTTTGTAAATATATACCCATACCCTTGTATTCCAGAATATGAAGACCATCAAGTGGCACTTATTTTTCCTGGACCAGAGTCTATATCAATACAAGATATTTCTTTTCATctacaaaaacaaattcaaagtAAAGCCAGAGGCAGAAATGATGACCCCAAGAAGCAGTTTTTTAAACGCAAGAAAACTGAAGAGCAGGAGAGCTGTGAGCTGAACGAGAGCAGAGGtgcaacactgaaaaaaaatatcttCATAGACAGTACCTGGAACCAGACAAACAAAATATTCACTGATGAGCGACTGCAAGGGTTATTACAAGTTGAATTGAAAACCAGAAACACTTGCTTTTGGCACCATCAGAAAGGGAAGCCAGACACTTTCCTCTCCACAATTGAAGCCATTTATTACTTTCTAGTGGACTACCACACTGATGTATTAAAAGAGAAATATGAAGGACAATATGACAAtctgttatttttctattattttatgtacCAGTTGATAAAGAATACCAAGTGCTCTGGAGGTAAGGAAGCAGCAAAACTTATCCATTAG